One Solanum lycopersicum chromosome 4, SLM_r2.1 DNA window includes the following coding sequences:
- the LOC109120152 gene encoding uncharacterized protein At4g06744 → MMNSTIKFLIFFFSVTTAQPLKGQNQLIFSDQRLAVVYPIIQKFKNIISADPLGITKTWVGPNICNYTGFYCESPPDNSSAIALASIDFNGFQLSALTLDGFLDQLPDIAIFHANSNNFGGTLSPKIANLFYLYELDISNNQFSGPFPSPILGMNSLNILDIRFNSFTGSIPPQLFTKDQLDALFINNNNFMQMLPDNIAISHVTYLTLANNRFFGPIPHSISKILSSLSEILLLNNLLTGCLPYEIGFLNEAVVFDAGNNRLTGPLPFSLGCLENIEMLNFAGNQMYGMVPDVICALENLANLSLSDNYFTGFGPICLRLIENGVLDLRNNCIPGFPFQRSIAECVAFFAYPRYCPHMASYTYIPCWLSNFKTPSLDLPELAP, encoded by the coding sequence ATGATGAATAGTACTATcaaatttctaatatttttcttcagTGTTACAACAGCTCAACCACTAAAGGGACAAAACCAATTGATTTTTTCAGATCAAAGGCTTGCTGTAGTATACCCCATTatacaaaaattcaagaatatcATCTCTGCTGATCCTCTAGGTATTACAAAAACTTGGGTTGGTCCAAATATATGTAATTATACTGGTTTTTATTGTGAAAGTCCTCCAGATAACAGTTCAGCAATTGCTCTTGCTTCTATTGATTTCAATGGATTTCAACTTAGTGCGTTGACGCTTGATGGATTCCTTGATCAGCTTCCTGATATAGCAATTTTCCATGCTAATTCAAACAATTTTGGTGGGACTTTATCTCCAAAAATAGCGAATCTTTTTTATCTCTATGAACTTGATATTAGTAACAATcaattttccgggccatttccTAGTCCAATTTTGGGCATGAATAGCCTAAACATATTGGATATAAGATTCAATTCTTTCACAGGATCAATCCCACCTCAATTGTTCACTAAAGATCAATTAGACGCGCtcttcatcaacaacaacaatttcatGCAAATGCTTCCTGATAACATCGCGATCAGTCATGTCACGTATCTCACTTTAGCAAACAACAGATTTTTCGGTCCTATCCCACATAGTATTTCCAAAATCTTGTCGAGTTTGTCTGAGATTTTGCTGCTTAACAACTTGTTGACTGGATGTCTGCCTTACGAGATAGGATTCTTGAACGAAGCAGTAGTTTTCGATGCTGGTAATAATAGACTCACCGGTCCACTTCCGTTCTCATTagggtgtttggaaaatatagAAATGTTGAATTTTGCTGGTAATCAGATGTATGGGATGGTGCCTGATGTGATTTGTGCCCTGGAGAATTTAGCAAATTTATCGTTGTCCGATAACTATTTTACTGGATTTGGGCCAATTTGTTTGAGATTGATTGAAAATGGAGTGCTTGATTTGAGGAATAATTGTATTCCTGGTTTTCCATTTCAAAGATCAATAGCTGAATGTGTTGCATTTTTTGCTTACCCAAGGTACTGTCCTCATATGGCTTCATATACTTATATTCCTTGTTGgctttcaaatttcaaaacacCTTCTCTGGATCTCCCTGAATTGGCACCTTAG
- the LOC109120084 gene encoding serine/threonine-protein phosphatase 7 long form homolog: MAANNAYQLDPGPLDASVLTGQLTHRSRDIWIGNDNMILNTRKCDGKFWDLVNEHLIHPRVLDVIKLSGLYGIYRSHRPVIDRSLITALVERWRPETHTFHFRTGESTITLQDVEILYGLPVKGLLLADTSGGLLKLMYLPMLEDITTVGSYSWGSATLAYLYRFLCKASQSSQNEIAGFLPLLQIWAWERVIVLTPQIVAKRDTRNIFPVGLPRGPHAARWYAHFSWTDTTKHVLRVFRDALDSMTENQFIWEPYSSDIIESLPKYCRVGRDIWRARVSIFCWDVVEVHLPDRVMRQFGLVQAIPSSFAFDATHFNHDRRGRSNTNWELEHAQWLHFWNHIDQYVWNAPILHGSLRYDDPYLIWFRRITRFIIGNPISSPQQQQGYVPNATTYETMVRHIHLMVNKAISLGENPSMEELYGFRAMVRDEGSNCLAYVQEADRTYVQADYRREELMSDHLHPPIRRRGKGGVAGRKVCAIEI, encoded by the exons ATGGCTGCTAATAATGCATACCAATTGGATCCCGGTCCACTTGATGCGTCTGTATTAACTGGACAGCTCACTCATAGGTCACGAGATATATGGATAGggaatgataatatgattttgaaCACAAGAAAATGTGATGGGAAGTTTTGGGACCTAGTAAATGAACATCTCATTCATCCACGAGTCCTAGATGTGATTAAACTATCTGGATTATATGGTATTTATAGGTCTCATAGGCCTGTAATTGATCGTAGCTTAATCACCGCATTAGTTGAGAGATGGCGGCCTGAGACTCATACATTCCACTTTAGGACGGGTGAGAGTACGATCACTTTACAGGACGTGGAGATATTGTATGGCTTACCCGTGAAAG GTTTACTATTGGCAGACACATCTGGTGGTCTTTTAAAGCTTATGTACTTGCCTATGCTGGAGGATATCACTACAGTAGGGTCTTACAGCTGGGGTAGTGCAACCCTAGCATATTTGTATCGTTTTCTTTGTAAAGCCTCCCAAAGTAGCCAAAATGAGATTGCTGGATTCCTACCACTACTTCAG ATTTGGGCATGGGAGAGAGTTATCGTTCTTACGCCTCAGATTGTAGCAAAAAGAGATACAAGGAATATTTTCCCTGTTGGTTTACCAAGGGGTCCACATGCTGCTAGATGGTATGCACATTTTAGTTGGACCGACACTACCAAACACGTGTTAAGAGTTTTCAGGGATGCGCTGGATTCCATGACAGAAAATCAG tttatttgggAACCATATTCTTCTGACATAATTGAGAGTCTTCCCAAATATTGCCGCGTTGGAAGAGACATATGGCGTGCTagagtttcaattttttgttgggATGTTGTTGAGGTTCATTTACCCGATCGAGTTATGAGGCAATTTGGATTGGTACAAGCGATACCATCTTCATTTGCATTTGACGCTACACATTTTAACCATGATCGTCGAGGAAGATCAAACACAAATTGGGAGTTAGAGCATGCACAATGGTTGCATTTTTGGAACCATATTGATCAATATGTATGGAATGCACCAATCCTTCATGGATCACTTCGGTATGATGATCCCTACCTTATTTGGTTTAGACGTATTACTCGTTTTATCATTGGTAATCCTATTTCGagtcctcaacaacaacaaggtTACGTGCCTAATGCGACGACATACGAAACAATG GTGCGTCATATTCATTTGATGGTTAATAAAGCAATATCTCTCGGTGAAAATCCATCAATGGAGGAATTATACGGGTTTCGTGCGATGGTGCGGGATGAAGGATCTAATTGTTTGGCATATGTGCAAGAGGCAGATAGGACTTATGTTCAAGCAGATTATAGAAGAGAGGAGCTAATGTCTGACCATTTGCATCCTCCTATTCGTCGGCGAGGAAAAGGTGGTGTTGCGGGTAGGAAGGTATGTGCTATTGAGATATGA
- the LOC101247315 gene encoding probable inactive receptor kinase At5g67200, whose amino-acid sequence MNIQQFLLLLLFSVFFHSTVSLIPSDASALLAFKYKADLDNKLAFSANTSFRFCKWKGIQCSEKKVIRIVIESFSLRGTFPANTLSMLDQLRVLSLQNNSLTGPIPDLSALFNLKVLFLDHNSFTGSIPASIFTLHRLKTLDLSYNKLTGSIPVAIKGLNRLYYLRLDSNRINGSIPALNQSTLHVFNISHNALSGPIPVTKTLSRFKTASFSENKGLCGEIVHKECRPIQPFFSPSTAASTKITPPPSKTPAELGQNEELRKGSPLNRKENKSHKRSLLIIGVSTACLVLLCSVILLALASKKRRTSKKLGETKKSAFDPSVSGNAEAVLRIEEDNNELEEKVKRVQQGMQQVMGKSGSLVFCAGEVQVYTLEQLMRASAELLGRGTMGTTYKAVLDNRLIVCVKRLDGGRLAGTSQEEFEQHMESVGGLRHPNLVPFRAYFQARQERLLVYDYQPNGSLFSLIHGSKSSRAKPLHWTSCLKIAEDVAQGLSYIHQAWRLVHGNLKSSNVLLGSDFEACITDYCLSVLAVPSDDENPDSVAYQAPEIRKLNHNNHNYHRQASAKADVYSFGVLLLELLTGKHPSEHPYLMPDDMIHWVKSTREDHDGSVGEDSKLEMLLEVAMACRVSSPEQRPTMWQVLKMIQEIKEAVVMEDSNEMDLLTGPLKS is encoded by the exons ATGAATATACAACAATTCTTACTTCTTCtgcttttttctgttttttttcatTCCACTGTTTCCTTGATTCCTTCTGATGCATCAGCATTGTTAGCATTCAAATACAAAGCTGATTTGGACAACAAACTTGCATTTTCTGCTAATACAAGTTTCAGATTCTGCAAATGGAAAGGGATACAATGCTCGGAGAAGAAAGTGATTCGTATTGTTATTGAAAGTTTTAGCTTACGAGGTACGTTTCCAGCTAATACATTATCTATGCTTGATCAACTGAGAGTATTGAGTTTACAAAACAACTCACTTACCGGTCCGATTCCTGATCTCTCTGCACTTTTTAATCTCAAAGTTCTTTTCCTGGACCATAACTCCTTCACCGGTTCAATTCCAGCTTCCATTTTCACTCTTCATAGGCTAAAAACCCTTGATCTCTCTTACAATAAACTCACCGGTTCAATACCCGTTGCGATCAAAGGGTTGAACCGGTTGTACTATCTCCGGCTTGACTCGAACCGGATAAACGGATCAATCCCAGCGCTGAACCAATCTACTCTCCATGTTTTCAACATTTCTCACAATGCCCTTTCTGGTCCTATTCCGGTAACGAAAACGTTATCCCGGTTTAAAACAGCGTCGTTTTCAGAAAACAAAGGACTTTGTGGTGAGATCGTACACAAAGAATGCCGTCCAATACAACCGTTTTTCAGTCCATCCACCGCTGCCTCCACAAAAATCACGCCGCCGCCGTCAAAAACTCCGGCAGAACTCGGCCAAAACGAAGAGTTACGTAAGGGAAGTCCGTTAAACCGTAAAGAAAACAAATCACATAAAAGATCTTTACTCATTATTGGAGTTTCAACCGCTTGTTTAGTCCTTTTATGTTCAGTTATACTATTAGCATTAGCGTCGAAGAAGCGAAGGACCTCGAAGAAATTGGGAGAAACTAAAAAATCCGCATTCGATCCTAGTGTTAGTGGCAATGCAGAAGCAGTATTGAGGATTGAAGAAGATAACAATGAACTGGAAGAGAAGGTGAAAAGAGTACAACAAGGAATGCAGCAAGTGATGGGTAAAAGTGGGAGCTTAGTATTCTGTGCAGGTGAGGTGCAGGTGTATACCCTGGAACAGCTGATGAGAGCTTCTGCTGAGCTTTTAGGTAGAGGAACTATGGGGACTACTTACAAAGCAGTGCTTGATAACCGTCTGATTGTGTGTGTGAAGAGATTGGACGGTGGGAGATTGGCCGGTACAAGTCAAGAAGAGTTTGAGCAGCATATGGAATCAGTAGGCGGGCTTAGGCACCCGAATTTGGTTCCTTTTCGGGCTTATTTTCAGGCCCGACAAGAAAGGCTTTTGGTCTATGATTATCAACCCAATGGCAGCCTGTTTTCTCTTATTCATG GTTCCAAGTCATCAAGAGCAAAGCCACTTCACTGGACTTCATGTTTGAAAATAGCAGAGGATGTAGCTCAAGGACTTTCCTACATCCACCAAGCATGGAGGCTTGTCCATGGCAATCTCAAGTCCTCTAACGTCCTCCTCGGCTCCGATTTCGAGGCGTGCATAACCGACTACTGTCTCTCCGTCCTAGCTGTCCCCTCGGACGATGAGAATCCTGATTCTGTAGCCTATCAGGCTCCAGAAATTCGTAAGCTGAATCACAACAACCACAACTACCACCGCCAAGCTAGTGCCAAGGCTGATGTCTATTCGTTTGGGGTTCTTTTGCTTGAACTTCTAACGGGGAAGCATCCTTCGGAACATCCATATCTAATGCCAGATGATATGATACACTGGGTGAAGTCTACTAGAGAGGATCATGATGGTAGTGTTGGCGAAGATAGTAAGTTGGAGATGCTTCTTGAAGTTGCTATGGCTTGTAGAGTGAGCTCACCAGAGCAAAGACCAACAATGTGGCAAGTGTTAAAGATGATACAAGAGATTAAAGAAGCTGTTGTAATGGAAGATAGTAATGAAATGGACCTTCTCACTGGCCCTCTTAAGTCCTAA
- the LOC101247613 gene encoding uncharacterized protein has protein sequence MDDVDADMMEAESTVSVDPPVPPLPPSPSPSLLHSSSDQDGAIRGMLTVARQLIDQGRPSQALQAVVTAMRTRGGEQAVIQALNRAQELYRNKVQASVAADELASLFAECAIAEAIPTISQPSEHNTVDKPIEVDADGTSILSETGRKQIMFDAFSDGSSFVCLQCGGLVSTHRKDEHYSFWCCKN, from the exons ATGGACGATGTAGATGCTGACATGATGGAGGCGGAGTCCACGGTGTCAGTGGATCCACCGGTACCGCCACTGCCACCGTCACCGTCACCGTCACTATTGCATTCAAGTTCAGACCAGGATGGCGCCATTAGAGGGATGCTCACTGTGGCTCGTCAGCTTATCGATCAAGGCAGGCCTTCTCAAGCTCTTCAAGCG GTGGTGACGGCCATGAGAACCAGAGGTGGTGAGCAGGCCGTAATTCAAGCCCTTAATCGTGCCCAGGAGCTGTACAGAAATAAAGTACAGGCAAGTGTGGCTGCAGATGAGCTGGCTTCTTTGTTTGCTGAGTGTGCCATTGCTGAGGCCATCCCTACTATATCCCAACCTTCTGAACATAATACAGTGGATAAACCAATTGAAGTAGACGCTGATGGAACTTCAATACTATCTGAAACTGGCAGGAAACAGATAATGTTTGATGCATTCTCTGACGGAAGCAGCTTTGTTTGCCTACAATGTGGTGGTCTGGTTAGCACCCATCGCAAAGATGAACACTACTCATTCTGGTGTTGCAAAAATTGA